One segment of Nostoc flagelliforme CCNUN1 DNA contains the following:
- a CDS encoding vitamin K epoxide reductase family protein → MDAKQLSQELRQGKDPHMSRRRAIIGLSMLGGSMGQLVTLYQTGIVNHLPDPPIPIFDADRVDASNYAYSRFNSPDGPIMVVTYALTAWLAAAGGLDRARRNPFIPIAMGVKLVLDTAVSAKLAQEEWSENKAFCEYCQVATVCSIASLVLAVPEILAAIRTLRGKPDKNIAASNSTQ, encoded by the coding sequence ATGGATGCAAAACAACTGAGTCAAGAACTGCGTCAAGGAAAAGACCCTCACATGAGCCGGAGACGAGCAATTATTGGCTTGTCTATGCTTGGGGGTTCAATGGGACAACTTGTGACGCTCTACCAAACAGGGATCGTTAACCACCTTCCCGATCCGCCAATCCCCATATTTGATGCAGATCGAGTTGACGCATCTAACTACGCTTATAGCCGATTTAACTCACCCGATGGGCCAATCATGGTAGTTACTTATGCGCTCACTGCCTGGCTGGCTGCCGCCGGAGGGCTGGATCGGGCACGGCGTAATCCTTTTATACCAATTGCAATGGGCGTTAAGCTCGTGTTAGACACTGCGGTTTCTGCCAAGCTAGCTCAGGAAGAATGGAGCGAGAACAAAGCCTTTTGTGAGTACTGCCAAGTTGCAACAGTCTGTTCTATCGCGTCGTTAGTGCTTGCAGTACCCGAAATTCTTGCTGCTATTCGCACCCTCCGGGGAAAACCTGACAAAAACATCGCAGCAAGCAACAGTACACAGTAA
- a CDS encoding TIGR04283 family arsenosugar biosynthesis glycosyltransferase, translated as MSQVSIIIPTLNEATNLGRTLRQLTLLNPPPSEVIVVDGGSQDQTVTVAKQIFESFNQTLNGQVLLSQQPGRSLQMNYGASAATGDILCFLHADTWVPDDLITVINKTLAEPTVACGGFISLMSGSQTTRWGISLHNYLKTYYAPLLFKPHLFFRGLRLLFGDQVMFCRRIDFWDCGGFDEALPIMEDGDLCLKLVKKGRIYLVNRIVQSSDRRVAKWGSFKATGIYLYIGFLWGIGVNANYLKQFYQDIR; from the coding sequence ATGTCTCAAGTTTCTATTATCATTCCTACTTTAAATGAAGCAACTAACTTAGGACGTACATTGCGCCAACTGACTTTACTTAATCCTCCTCCTTCCGAAGTGATAGTGGTAGATGGTGGCAGCCAAGATCAGACGGTGACAGTTGCAAAGCAAATTTTTGAGTCATTTAATCAAACTTTGAATGGACAAGTTCTTTTATCTCAACAACCAGGGCGTTCTCTTCAGATGAACTATGGAGCATCAGCAGCAACTGGAGATATTCTTTGCTTTCTTCATGCAGATACTTGGGTTCCAGATGATCTAATTACCGTCATTAACAAGACTCTGGCAGAACCTACCGTTGCCTGTGGCGGGTTCATTTCTCTAATGTCAGGATCTCAAACAACTCGTTGGGGTATCTCTCTACATAATTATCTAAAAACCTATTACGCACCACTGTTATTTAAGCCTCACCTATTTTTTCGAGGATTGCGTCTGTTGTTTGGAGATCAAGTAATGTTCTGTCGTCGGATTGATTTTTGGGATTGTGGCGGATTTGATGAGGCATTACCCATTATGGAGGATGGAGATTTATGCCTGAAGTTAGTTAAAAAAGGACGTATTTATCTGGTAAATCGTATTGTTCAATCCTCAGATCGTCGCGTAGCCAAATGGGGTAGCTTCAAAGCAACTGGAATTTACCTTTACATTGGGTTTTTGTGGGGGATTGGCGTTAATGCAAATTATCTTAAACAGTTTTATCAAGATATTCGCTGA
- a CDS encoding DUF4383 domain-containing protein gives MENINAAKMTERYIALAIGIAYLLLGLAGFIPALVSLPGTNESFIPLDESTGAYSAGFGYIFGLIPTNFLHNLVRCAVGLFGITSYSNASTARLFNRAFAISYALLAVMGLLPFAKTSFGLMPLFGYNVLLNALAAIAAAYYSLVIPAKVKGVNVAENI, from the coding sequence ATGGAAAATATCAACGCGGCAAAAATGACAGAGCGTTATATTGCTTTGGCTATCGGAATCGCTTATTTACTTTTAGGTTTAGCTGGCTTTATACCAGCTTTAGTTTCATTGCCAGGAACGAACGAATCTTTTATTCCACTTGACGAATCTACTGGCGCTTATTCTGCGGGCTTTGGTTATATCTTTGGTCTAATTCCTACCAACTTTTTGCATAACCTTGTACGCTGCGCTGTAGGATTGTTTGGAATCACTTCTTACAGTAATGCTAGCACTGCACGCTTGTTCAACCGTGCTTTTGCAATTTCTTATGCCTTGCTGGCTGTCATGGGATTGTTGCCTTTCGCTAAGACATCTTTTGGTTTAATGCCACTGTTTGGTTACAATGTTTTGCTCAATGCATTAGCAGCGATCGCAGCTGCTTATTACAGCCTTGTCATACCAGCTAAAGTCAAGGGCGTTAATGTAGCGGAAAATATTTAA
- a CDS encoding rhodanese-like domain-containing protein encodes MQLLTFNFIKLLIRLQFPNVKEITTKELAQLLLDSAKPWPLVLDARSQIEYAVSHIETAAQIDALIPDLAALSTVSKDRPIVVYCAVGYRSAKLAQQLNQAGMKCIYNLSGGIFQWANEGKLIFKDDQPTQVVHPYNAIWGKLLKSSYHAQEH; translated from the coding sequence GTGCAATTACTTACATTTAACTTTATAAAACTCCTAATTAGATTGCAGTTTCCTAATGTTAAAGAAATTACAACCAAAGAATTAGCTCAATTGCTATTAGATTCTGCAAAGCCGTGGCCATTAGTGCTAGATGCACGAAGTCAGATAGAGTATGCAGTGAGCCATATTGAAACAGCAGCGCAGATAGACGCTCTTATACCTGACTTAGCAGCACTTTCAACAGTTTCAAAAGATAGACCAATAGTCGTGTACTGCGCCGTTGGCTACCGTAGCGCCAAATTAGCCCAGCAGCTTAATCAAGCTGGGATGAAGTGCATTTATAACTTGAGCGGTGGGATTTTTCAGTGGGCAAATGAAGGAAAGCTGATTTTTAAAGACGACCAACCTACACAGGTTGTACATCCTTACAATGCAATCTGGGGAAAACTGCTGAAATCTAGTTACCATGCTCAGGAGCATTAA
- a CDS encoding DUF547 domain-containing protein, which yields MIDFEPWDRLLRQYVDQQGRVDYVAWKKEQPQAIADWLSSEKNLPLKSNSNNLEQLALWINLYNAFTISTILERYPIESIRPRILGIPNWLAFLWFFQRRAYSIFGESYSLAEIENSILPDKLQEPRIHFAIVCASVGCPLLRSGAYFPELVSQQLDEDARRFINNPEKVRYDMESKTLYCNKILKWYRQDFLKVAPSIPEYIRSYLKTDYPLNASTRISYFHYDWSLNQRIS from the coding sequence ATGATTGATTTTGAACCCTGGGACAGGTTATTGCGTCAGTATGTTGATCAACAGGGTCGTGTAGACTATGTAGCTTGGAAAAAAGAGCAACCCCAAGCAATTGCAGATTGGTTATCGAGCGAAAAAAATCTGCCTTTGAAATCTAATAGCAACAATCTCGAACAATTGGCATTGTGGATCAACCTTTACAATGCGTTCACCATTTCGACAATTTTGGAGAGATATCCCATAGAATCGATTCGTCCGCGAATTTTAGGGATTCCCAACTGGCTAGCTTTTTTGTGGTTCTTCCAACGTCGCGCTTATTCTATCTTTGGGGAAAGTTATAGTTTAGCTGAAATTGAGAACTCTATTCTACCGGACAAATTGCAGGAGCCACGAATTCATTTTGCGATCGTCTGTGCTTCGGTTGGTTGTCCTTTACTACGTTCAGGAGCTTACTTTCCTGAGCTAGTCAGTCAGCAATTAGATGAAGATGCGCGTCGTTTCATAAATAACCCTGAAAAAGTCCGTTATGACATGGAGAGCAAAACACTTTACTGTAATAAAATCTTGAAGTGGTATCGTCAGGATTTTTTAAAGGTTGCACCCTCCATCCCCGAATACATTCGCTCCTACTTGAAAACAGACTATCCCCTTAATGCCTCAACGCGGATATCCTATTTTCACTATGACTGGAGCTTAAATCAGCGAATATCTTGA
- a CDS encoding alpha/beta hydrolase: MTQNNNPPDWTRRQLLQFGLAGMILPLAASQLSNCQKRNLLVMESSKQVDSRATEGQLLSRPTRPTTTALTELHPLGLDGQRDGFVYVPETYRADQPAPVVLILHGAGGDAEGALKILRHLANRFGTILLAVDSRQQTWDIIRGGYGPDITFLDRALAQTFSHYAIAPNQVAIAGFSDGASYALSVGITNGDLFNHIIAFSPGFMAPASQSGKPRVFISHGKFDTVLPIERCSRRIVQQLKQAGYDLEYREFNGLHTVPTAIAERAMEWFTQSAPDKVFHS, from the coding sequence ATGACACAAAACAACAATCCTCCTGACTGGACACGACGACAACTACTTCAGTTCGGGCTAGCAGGGATGATTTTACCACTCGCTGCCTCTCAACTATCCAATTGCCAAAAGCGGAACTTATTAGTTATGGAAAGCTCAAAGCAAGTTGATTCTAGAGCTACTGAAGGACAGTTATTGTCCCGCCCAACTCGCCCCACAACAACCGCTTTGACCGAGTTACACCCACTAGGGCTGGATGGGCAGCGAGATGGTTTTGTCTATGTACCTGAAACCTATCGAGCAGATCAGCCCGCTCCAGTGGTGTTGATATTGCATGGAGCCGGAGGCGATGCAGAGGGTGCGCTTAAAATCCTCCGTCATCTGGCAAATCGCTTTGGGACAATTCTGTTGGCAGTAGACTCACGCCAACAAACTTGGGACATTATTCGGGGTGGCTATGGCCCTGATATTACCTTTCTCGATCGGGCACTAGCACAAACTTTCAGTCATTATGCGATCGCTCCGAACCAAGTAGCGATCGCTGGTTTCTCTGATGGTGCTTCCTACGCCCTTTCGGTTGGCATTACCAATGGCGACCTGTTTAACCACATTATTGCTTTTTCACCCGGATTCATGGCTCCTGCTAGCCAATCCGGGAAACCGCGTGTATTCATCTCTCATGGAAAGTTCGATACAGTGTTGCCGATTGAACGGTGCAGTCGCCGGATTGTGCAGCAGTTAAAACAAGCAGGCTATGACCTAGAATACCGTGAGTTCAACGGGTTACATACAGTTCCTACTGCGATCGCCGAAAGAGCTATGGAGTGGTTTACTCAATCAGCACCGGATAAAGTGTTTCATTCGTGA
- a CDS encoding transaldolase: MSKNLLEQLRQVTVVVADTGDIQAIEKFKPQDATTNPSLITAAAQMPEYQGIVDQTLLQAKKDAGAGATQAQIVSLAFDRLAVAFGLKILQIIPGRVSTEVDARLSYDTEATLTKARDLIAQYKAAGIGRDRVLIKIASTWEGIRAAEILEKEGIHCNLTLLFGLHQAIACAEAGITLISPFVGRILDWYKKDTGRDSYPATEDPGVLSVTKIYNYYKKFGYKTEVMGASFRNLGEITELAGSDLLTISPSLLAELQATVGELPRKLDPAKAANLEIEKISVDKATYDKMHAADRMATDKLDEGIKGFTKALEDLEKLLADRLVRLEGEVVAAH; the protein is encoded by the coding sequence ATGTCTAAGAATTTACTGGAACAATTGCGACAAGTGACTGTTGTAGTCGCAGATACAGGGGATATCCAGGCAATTGAAAAGTTCAAGCCCCAAGACGCTACCACCAATCCTTCGCTGATTACTGCTGCGGCGCAGATGCCAGAATATCAGGGAATTGTCGATCAAACTTTACTGCAAGCGAAGAAAGATGCTGGAGCCGGAGCCACCCAAGCACAGATAGTTTCTCTAGCTTTTGACCGTTTGGCAGTTGCCTTTGGATTAAAGATTTTGCAAATCATTCCCGGTCGCGTATCTACAGAAGTGGATGCTCGCTTGTCTTATGATACCGAAGCTACCCTAACTAAAGCACGGGACTTAATTGCTCAGTATAAAGCTGCTGGAATTGGCCGTGATCGCGTTTTAATTAAAATCGCCAGCACTTGGGAAGGTATTCGCGCTGCGGAAATTCTCGAAAAAGAAGGTATTCACTGTAACCTTACCTTGTTGTTTGGTCTTCACCAAGCGATCGCCTGTGCAGAAGCCGGTATTACCCTAATTTCTCCCTTCGTCGGCCGGATTCTTGACTGGTACAAAAAAGATACCGGACGCGATAGCTATCCAGCAACCGAAGATCCAGGAGTTTTGTCCGTCACCAAAATCTACAACTACTACAAGAAATTCGGCTATAAAACCGAAGTTATGGGAGCTAGCTTCCGCAACCTTGGTGAAATAACTGAACTTGCAGGTAGTGACTTGTTGACTATTTCGCCATCACTTTTGGCTGAATTGCAAGCAACTGTTGGAGAACTGCCACGCAAACTCGACCCCGCCAAGGCAGCAAACTTGGAAATTGAAAAGATATCTGTTGACAAAGCTACTTATGACAAGATGCACGCCGCAGACCGCATGGCAACCGACAAACTAGATGAGGGTATCAAAGGTTTCACCAAGGCACTAGAAGACCTTGAAAAACTTTTAGCAGACCGACTAGTTCGCCTTGAAGGAGAGGTAGTAGCAGCTCATTAG
- a CDS encoding nuclear transport factor 2 family protein translates to MSDQPAPEIELLRAAYAAFNARDIDAALALMTPDVAWPRAFKGGFVRGPEEVRAYWTEQWSEINPHVEPVSFYSEEGGRILVDVHQVVRDLVGAVLADEHVGHRFTLEHGLIQVMEVCLLPSSTPKA, encoded by the coding sequence ATGTCAGATCAACCTGCACCAGAAATCGAACTGCTCCGTGCAGCTTATGCGGCCTTCAACGCGCGAGACATTGACGCTGCCCTTGCCCTCATGACTCCAGACGTGGCTTGGCCGAGAGCGTTCAAAGGCGGTTTTGTCCGTGGGCCTGAAGAAGTTCGCGCTTACTGGACGGAGCAATGGAGCGAGATCAATCCGCACGTCGAGCCGGTTTCCTTTTACTCGGAGGAGGGCGGACGCATTTTGGTCGATGTGCATCAGGTCGTGCGTGACTTGGTTGGAGCAGTTCTTGCCGATGAGCATGTGGGCCATCGATTCACCCTTGAGCACGGCTTGATTCAAGTCATGGAAGTCTGTCTACTTCCGTCGTCCACGCCAAAGGCCTAA